The following are encoded in a window of Ogataea parapolymorpha DL-1 chromosome VII, whole genome shotgun sequence genomic DNA:
- a CDS encoding Superoxide dismutase [Mn], mitochondrial, giving the protein MSLARIPVRSALNVSRNSSIAKMSIGGLRTKVSLPDLKWDFGALEPYISGQINELHYTKHHQTYVNGYNTAIEQHAEAKAAGDVKKTYELQQHIKFHGGGYLNHCLFWDNLAPAKQGGGELPSPDSEFYKKVIEQYGSFDNLIALTNTKLAGIQGSGWAFIVKNSENGAVEVIQTYNQDTAAGPYKPLVAIDAWEHAYYLQYKNVKADYFKAIWNVINWAEASKRFSAA; this is encoded by the coding sequence ATGTCGCTCGCCAGAATCCCAGTCAGATCTGCACTGAatgtttccagaaactccaGCATTGCCAAGATGTCCATTGGTGGCCTCAGAACCAAGGTCAGCCTGCCAGACTTGAAATGGGACTTCGGAGCATTGGAGCCATACATTTCTGGCCAGATCAATGAGTTGCACTACACTAAGCACCACCAGACCTACGTCAACGGTTACAACACTGCCATTGAGCAGCATGCTGAAGCCAAGGCTGCAGGTGATGTCAAGAAAACCTACGAGTTGCAACAGCACATCAAGTTCCACGGTGGAGGATACCTAAACCACTGTCTTTTCTGGGATAACCTTGCTCCAGCTAAGCAGGGTGGAGGTGAATTGCCATCACCTGACTCTGAATTCTACAAGAAGGTCATTGAGCAATACGGCTCTTTCGACAATTTGATTGCTCTGACCAACACTAAGTTGGCCGGAATCCAGGGTTCTGGATGGGCATTCATTGTCAAGAACAGCGAGAATGGCGCCGTGGAGGTTATCCAGACCTACAACCAGGATactgctgctggtccaTACAAGCCATTAGTTGCCATCGACGCTTGGGAGCATGCCTACTACCTGCAGTACAAGAACGTCAAGGCAGACTACTTCAAGGCTATCTGGAACGTTATTAACTGGGCTGAGGCTTCCAAGAGATTCTCAGCTGCCTAA
- a CDS encoding Hsp90 co-chaperone AHA1, which produces MAVQNPNNWHWVDKNCIDWAAQWCKRKLVGTSAGSSPKVSVVGLKKLEGDVEVCQRKGKIFSIYDLKLELSFESDNSEKSKGTISIPELAYDTEHDDFQFDITFDKPTGSSEEDSIRSLIRSNLVEELRKKLSTFTNDLISENASDIQVDKSQVNSTYTAANQEKTLTKTVVKESTTFNKGNSVQKAKTTTAVSSADSSRVPKYNTSDLNFSTTFNTSAEQLYLTLLVPERVAAWTRSAPQIEPKEGTEFQLFGGNIQGKILELQENKNIKMLWRLRDWKEGHYTELQLTFNEGAGETEMAVSFKGIPIGDEELVRNNFENYYITSIKVTFGFGAVL; this is translated from the coding sequence ATGGCAGTTCAAAATCCTAACAACTGGCACTGGGTTGACAAGAATTGCATTGACTGGGCAGCTCAATGGTGCAAGAGGAAGCTCGTGGGAACCTCTGCGGGCTCCTCCCCTAAAGTCAGCGTTGTGGGGCTGAAGAAACTCGAGGGAGATGTGGAGGTCTGTCAGCGCAAGGGCAAGATTTTCTCCATATACGACTTGAAGCTAGAGCTTTCTTTTGAGAGTGACAACTCGGAAAAATCGAAGGGCACCATTAGCATCCCTGAGCTTGCCTATGACACTGAACACGATGACTTCCAATTTGACATCACCTTTGACAAGCCAACGGGCTCTAGCGAGGAGGATTCTATTCGCTCGTTGATTCGCTCAAATcttgtggaggagcttAGAAAGAAGCTGTCTACCTTCACTAACGACTTGATCAGCGAGAATGCCTCTGATATCCAAGTGGACAAGTCTCAGGTGAATTCCACTTACACTGCGGCTAACCAAGAAAAGACATTGACCAAAACAGTGGTGAAGGAAAGCACCACGTTTAACAAAGGAAATTCCGTGCAAAAGGCAAAAACAACTACCGCAGTTTCATCTGCCGACTCGTCTCGTGTGCCAAAATACAACACGTCTGACCTTAATTTCTCAACCACCTTCAACACCTCGGCAGAACAACTATACCTCACTCTTTTGGTTCCTGAGAGAGTTGCAGCCTGGACTCGCTCCGCTCCACAAATTGAACCAAAGGAGGGCACTgagttccagctctttggcgGCAACATCCAAGGTAAAATTCTAGAATTGCAAGAAAATAAGAATATTAAAATGCTTTGGAGACTACGGGACTGGAAGGAAGGTCACTACACAGAACTGCAATTGACCTTCAATGAGGGAGCTGGCGAGACAGAAATGGCTGTCAGCTTCAAAGGTATCCCTATCGGGGACGAGGAGTTGGTGCGCAACAACTTTGAAAATTACTACATCACCTCGATAAAAGTCACTTTTGGTTTTGGTGCAGTTCTTTGA
- a CDS encoding putative aldehyde dehydrogenase-like protein: MSLFEKITTPNGKSIEQPLGLFINNEWVKTDSTIDAIDPSTGKKITAVYAASEKDVDAAVAAAVEAFENESWTGLTGSERGDYIYKIAEIIKRDAELLASIESYDNGKPYEAEALAGDIVEAYEVFKYYAGFADKIHGQFIGAEVLGKNKMCFTDPTPLGAVASIIPWNFPFMMMAWKIAPALATGNTVVLKTSEITPLSALHLGKIVLEAGLPKGVVNIVSGYGKDAGNHLASHPDISKVAFTGSTATGQKIMEAAAKSNLKNVTLECGGKSPYIVFADSDLDKAIEWGFSGIFYNKGEVCTSTSRFFIEESIYDEFLEKFVKFTKENSKVSQPFEKGCTIGPLVSSLQYEKVKKYVEIGQKEGAKLLTGKFHEGEGYFCDPFIFADCTDDMTICKEEIFGPVVAITKFKDTAEVIKRANNTTYGLAAALFTNNITKAHKVANKLQAGMVFINSNGDSDIHVPFGGVKMSGIGRELGTYALDLYTTHKAIHVNLALED, from the coding sequence ATGTCATTATTCGAGAAGATCACCACACCAAACGGCAAATCCATTGAGCAGCCATTGGGCCTGTTCATAAACAACGAATGGGTGAAAACCGATTCCACCATCGACGCCATCGATCCTTCCACTGGTAAGAAGATTACTGCGGTCTACGCAGCCAGTGAGAAGGACGTCGATGCAGCTGTTGCGGCTGCGGTTGAAGCGTTTGAGAATGAGTCTTGGACCGGCCTCACCGGCTCTGAGAGAGGTGACTATATCTACAAGATCGCAGAGATCATCAAGAGGGAtgccgagctgctggcctcTATTGAGTCCTACGACAACGGTAAGCCATACGAGGCCGAAGCTCTGGCTGGTGATATCGTTGAGGCTTACGAGGTGTTCAAATACTACGCTGGGTTTGCTGACAAGATTCACGGCCAGTTCATTGGTGCTGAGGttcttggaaaaaataaaatgtGCTTTACTGACCCAACTCCATTGGGGGCAGTGGCCTCAATCATTCCATGGAACTTCCCATTCATGATGATGGCATGGAAAATTGCTCCTGCGCTTGCTACTGGCAACACCGTGGTGTTGAAAACCTCGGAGATCACTCCGCTATCAGCTTTGCACCTGGGTAAAATTGTTTTGGAGGCAGGTCTTCCAAAAGGTGTTGTGAATATTGTTTCTGGATACGGCAAAGATGCCGGAAACCACTTGGCTTCCCACCCAGATATCAGCAAGGTTGCCTTCACTGGATCGACTGCTACAGGTCAGAAGATTATggaagctgctgccaaatCCAACCTTAAAAACGTCACCCTGGAATGTGGAGGAAAATCGCCCTACATTGTGTTCGCAGATTCAGATCTGGACAAGGCTATTGAGTGGGGATTCAGTGGTATCTTCTATAACAAGGGAGAGGTTTGCACTTCCACCTCCAGATTCTTTATCGAGGAGTCTATCTAtgacgagtttttggagaagtttgtCAAGTTCACCAAGGAAAACTCCAAGGTCAGCCAACCATTTGAGAAAGGCTGCACGATTGGCCCTCTCGTGTCATCTCTGCAATACGAAAAGGTGAAGAAATATGTGGAAATTGGCCAAAAAGAGGGAGCCAAGCTTCTAACAGGAAAGTTCCACGAAGGAGAGGGATACTTCTGTGACCCATTTATTTTTGCTGACTGTACAGATGACATGACTATTTGCAAAGAGGAAATCTTTGGTCCTGTCGTTGCCATCACGAAGTTCAAGGACACAGCAGAGGTTATCAAGAGAGCCAATAACACCACGTATGGTCTTGCGGCTGCTCTGTTCACCAACAATATCACTAAGGCTCACAAAGTGGCCAACAAGCTCCAAGCCGGTATGGTGTTTATCAACTCGAACGGTGACTCAGACATACACGTTCCTTTCGGTGGTGTTAAAATGAGTGGTATCGGAAGGGAACTGGGCACCTACGCTCTTGATCTTTACACCACCCACAAAGCCATTCATGTGAACCTGGCTCTGGAAGACTGA
- a CDS encoding Lysophospholipase 1, producing MHFSILLFLSLANAWSPTNSYAPGEVECPSYLNESEYNTNDRRGFIRAANSLSEKEQDWLAGRENITNDNLRWFLNLANMTDFDTDDFMDQLAEESEHNDTILATPRIGLAFSGGGYRAMLGAAGQISGLDNRTDGCYEHGLPILSAVTYIAGLSGGSWFLSTLAFNNWTSAQDILDQTGQDNATWDLTDSILSDGGLFHTLGYWNSISDDVQAKEDAGFDITLTDPWGRALSHQFFPTLEDYGASMTFSSIRDFPVFKNYEMPFPIVVADGRAPGTEIISSNSTVFEITPFEMGSWDPSLYTFADLKYIGTNVTNGKPVNSCIGGFDNTGYIFGTSSSLFNEVLLELNSSSTSSFLASLFEDFLDHIGFDENDIAAYRPNPFYKSEWAALDSIVSAETLDLVDGGEDYQNIPLNPLLQPERQVDAVFAFDNSYDTDTHWPNGTSLVYTYQRQFGSQANHTAFPYVPDQATFLNQNLTAKPAFFGCYASNLTDLMDELETDYVPPLIIYIANRPYSYYTNTSTYQMSYTDDEKIGFFQNGFEVTTRNNLTIDEEFRACIGCAVLQRSRERLGYSLGDQCQRCFDTYCWDGTIDTNEATIGVNFTDSGLTSQSDETNATSGSVRLGTDYFTAKFVVMASVLCLVLF from the coding sequence ATGCATTTCTCTatcctcctcttcttgagcttggcaAACGCGTGGTCGCCCACCAACTCCTATGCCCCAGGAGAGGTTGAGTGTCCATCCTATCTAAACGAGTCGGAATACAACACGAATGACAGAAGAGGATTTATACGTGCTGCCAATAGCCTAAGCGAGAAGGAGCAAGATTGGCTCGCAGGAAGAGAAAACATTACAAACGACAATCTCAGATGGTTTCTGAACCTCGCAAACATGACGGATTTCGATACTGACGACTTCATGGATCAGCTTGCCGAAGAAAGCGAACATAACGACACTATTCTGGCTACCCCCAGAATTGGACTTGCTTTCAGCGGAGGAGGCTACCGTGCGATGCTTGGTGCGGCCGGCCAAATCTCCGGTCTTGATAACCGTACCGACGGCTGCTATGAGCATGGTCTGCCTATTTTATCGGCCGTTACTTACATTGCGGGTCTTTCCGGAGGTTCCTGGTTTTTGTCTACTTTGGCCTTCAACAATTGGACCTCCGCTCAGGACATTCTGGACCAAACTGGACAGGACAACGCCACCTGGGACCTTACAGACTCCATCTTGTCTGATGGTGGATTGTTCCATACGCTTGGATATTGGAATAGTATCAGTGACGACGTTCAGGCCAAAGAGGATGCGGGCTTCGATATCACTCTGACAGATCCCTGGGGAAGAGCACTGTCTCACCAGTTCTTCCCCACGCTCGAAGACTATGGTGCCTCGATGACCTTCAGTTCTATAAGAGATTTCCCCGTGTTTAAGAATTACGAGATGCCATTCCCAATTGTCGTCGCCGATGGACGAGCCCCGGGTACTGAGATTATCAGTTCAAACTCCACTGTTTTCGAAATTACACCATTTGAGATGGGCTCTTGGGACCCTTCTCTTTACACCTTTGCCGACCTCAAGTACATTGGAACGAATGTTACCAACGGAAAACCCGTCAACTCGTGCATTGGCGGATTCGACAACACCGGCTACATTTTCGGAACATCGTCGTCACTCTTCAATGAGGTGTTGCTGGAGCTCAATAGCAGTTCGAcctccagctttttggcctCCTTGTTTGAAGACTTTTTGGACCACATCGGGTTTGACGAGAACGACATCGCTGCCTATAGGCCTAATCCATTCTACAAATCTGAGTGGGCAGCCCTGGACTCGATCGTCAGCGCTGAGACGCTagatctcgtcgatggtgGCGAGGATTACCAAAACATTCCTTTGAATCCACTGTTGCAACCAGAAAGACAAGTTGATGCCGTTTTTGCATTCGACAACTCCTATGACACCGATACCCATTGGCCTAACGGAACATCGCTCGTTTATACCTATCAGCGTCAATTCGGATCGCAGGCAAACCATACGGCCTTCCCCTACGTTCCGGACCAGGCAACGTTTTTGAATCAGAACTTGACAGCCAAGCCAGCGTTCTTTGGCTGCTATGCTTCCAACTTGACAGATCTCATGGACGAACTTGAAACTGACTACGTTCCGCCATTAATTATTTACATTGCCAACAGACCTTACTCCTACTATACCAACACATCCACTTACCAGATGTCGTACACggacgacgaaaaaataGGCTTCTTCCAGAACGGTTTTGAAGTGACTACTAGAAATAACCtcaccatcgacgaggaaTTCCGCGCATGCATTGGATGTGCAGTCTTGCAGCGTTCCAGAGAGAGGCTCGGCTACTCTTTGGGGGACCAATGCCAAAGATGTTTCGATACTTACTGTTGGGACGGAACTATTGACACCAATGAGGCCACTATCGGCGTCAACTTCACGGACAGTGGTCTTACTTCTCAATCGGATGAGACAAACGCCACAAGCGGCTCCGTCAGATTAGGCACTGATTATTTCACTGCCAAGTTTGTCGTAATGGCTTCGGTTCTCTGTCTGGTTTTATTCTAG
- a CDS encoding WD repeat-containing protein: MGNLSEFEKQRQQNIARNKELFKKLNLDNIASDFQRELPQEQKRPKSKGPRSKKVKTEPAIPTRRSNRLAGVHANTDEERKANEEAELTRQKNEELERLKRIRLSGNLKLVDILPADTEDNKDVLDKLLKLGQTVSFGDFYDDIKDRDAPKDVKDARDSLNSVSLYSKIPAQDIKLTSSRMTAIAFHPSTSKKVIFGGDTSGEMGIWSVDDDSDSQAEITHVKYHGSNIPRILIREQKPKEIITCSYDGSIRMLDLDKNVSNSLLEFDNEYGGAATFSDMHFLDPNVLAFSTMEGELGTFDTREPNKPRSEINVLRLHDKKITNFGVNPKMTQQIVSASLDRTLKIWDLRKIGKSSWSQNENATSPHCLGSYRSRLSISAADWNNSGDIVCNGYDNTINIFQLGDTSNLKPDHVFEPIIEEAEEGDIPVNLKPQATMTHNCQSGRWVTVLKARWQSNPQDGVEKCVIANMKKAMDIFDRNGNQLAHLDDESMSAVPAVASFHPTQNWIAGGNSSGKTFLFY, encoded by the coding sequence ATGGGCAATCTTTcagagtttgagaagcAAAGGCAGCAGAATATTGCGAGGAACAAGGAAttgttcaagaagctcaatCTGGATAATATCGCAAGTGATTTCCAGCGCGAGCTGCCACAAGAGCAGAAAAGACCGAAAAGCAAGGGTCCTCGATCGAAAAAGGTGAAGACGGAACCAGCAATTCCTACAAGGCGATCAAACAGACTTGCTGGTGTTCATGCAAATACAGACGAGGAAAGAAAGGCCAATGAGGAAGCGGAGCTgacgagacagaaaaatgAGGAATTGGAGAGACTAAAGCGCATCAGGCTGTCTGGCAACTTGAAGCTTGTAGACATTTTACCTGCCGATACCGAGGACAACAAAGATGTGCTTgacaaactgctcaaaTTGGGACAAACAGTTTCGTTCGGTGACTTCTACGACGACATTAAAGATCGGGATGCTCCGAAAGATGTCAAAGACGCAAGGGACAGCTTGAACTCTGTTAGCCTCTACAGCAAGATCCCTGCTCAGGACATTAAGCTCACATCTTCCAGAATGACCGCAATTGCATTTCATCCATCTACGAGTAAAAAGgtcatttttggaggcGATACGAGCGGCGAGATGGGTATTTGGTctgtcgacgacgactcaGACTCTCAGGCGGAAATCACCCATGTAAAATATCACGGAAGCAATATACCTCGAATTTTGATAAGGGAACAAAAGCCTAAGGAAATAATAACGTGTTCATACGATGGATCTATCAGGATGTTGGACTTGGACAAGAACGTGTCAAACTCTCTTCTTGAATTTGACAACGAATACGGAGGAGCAGCCACGTTCTCTGACATGCACTTCCTAGACCCCAATGTGCTTGCGTTCAGTACCATGGAAGGAGAGCTAGGGACTTTTGATACCCGTGAGCCCAACAAACCGCGCTCGGAGATCAATGTTCTGCGGTTGCATGACAAGAAGATAACCAACTTCGGCGTGAACCCAAAAATGACACAACAGATTGTGTCTGCCTCTCTGGACAGAACACTAAAAATTTGGGATCTACGCAAGATTGGGAAATCGAGCTGGTCGCAGAACGAAAACGCAACCTCTCCTCACTGTCTAGGGTCGTACAGAAGCAGACTGAGTATAAGTGCGGCAGATTGGAACAATTCAGGAGACATCGTCTGCAACGGGTACGATAACACCATCAACATATTCCAGCTCGGAGACACATCAAACTTGAAGCCTGACCACGTCTTTGAGCCGATAATTGaggaagcagaagaaggtGACATCCCTGTCAACTTGAAACCCCAGGCTACAATGACGCACAATTGCCAGTCTGGACGCTGGGTGACAGTGTTGAAGGCTAGATGGCAAAGCAATCCTCAGGACGGAGTTGAAAAATGTGTTATTGCAAACATGAAAAAGGCTATGGACATATTCGATCGCAACGGAAACCAGCTGGCCCATCTCGATGACGAAAGCATGTCTGCAGTGCCAGCTGTCGCCAGTTTCCACCCTACGCAGAACTGGATCGCAGGTGGCAACTCTAGCGGGAAAAcgtttttattttattaa
- a CDS encoding putative mitochondrial transport protein: protein MDGIPATQDNTDLLTAMIAGSGAAVVQTVVTYPFEYVKTTSQIANSSLLKTPYHIPTNSVRSLFVGCNGLALGNALKASSRFLIFNSMTKFMGTDNSKANAPRVVVAGLMTGFLETLWVIPVENVKTRMIENAMEKQGYRLPLPSYAGTTGEDGVEKPRLTKRPLESKPFNPRQKYIDYYRANPSTTFFRALKEIYETTGLSGFKRGSLITIFRQTMNSMVWFSTYNFLQQFIDPTRDSITDLELMGMGVASSCAVVAITQPIDVLKTRMQTKNYKPIYRDIMTLVVKTFMQEGVAKMWSGWLPRLMKVSCSSSITLVTYEMLQKGVNGLTDIKPFAAS, encoded by the coding sequence ATGGACGGCATTCCAGCAACTCAGGATAATACCGACCTTCTGACGGCCATGATAGCCGGCTCAGGTGCCGCAGTGGTACAAACTGTGGTGACTTATCCGTTTGAATACGTGAAAACGACATCGCAGATAGCCAATAGCTCGCTGCTCAAGACTCCATATCATATCCCAACCAATAGCGTGCGGTCGCTGTTCGTTGGCTGCAATGGATTGGCCTTGGGAAATGCTCTGAAAGCTTCCTCACGGTTTCTGATTTTCAACAGCATGACTAAGTTCATGGGAACCGATAACAGCAAGGCCAACGCCCCGAGAGTGGTGGTTGCTGGTTTGATGACCGGCTTTTTAGAGACACTGTGGGTGATACCTGTGGAGAACGTGAAGACGCGAATGATTGAGAACGCAATGGAAAAGCAAGGCTACCGATTGCCTCTTCCGTCTTATGCAGGGACCACCGGAGAAGACGGGGTGGAAAAACCAAGGCTGACCAAACGGCCCTTGGAAAGCAAACCGTTCAACCCTCGCCAAAAGTACATTGACTACTACCGTGCAAACCCGTCCACCACTTTCTTCAGGGCTCTCAAAGAGATATATGAGACAACGGGCCTTTCAGGATTTAAAAGAGGTTCTTTGATCACTATCTTTAGACAGACCATGAATAGCATGGTTTGGTTTTCGACATACAACTTCCTGCAGCAGTTCATTGATCCGACAAGAGACTCAATCACTGACTTAGAACTGATGGGGATGGGAGTGGCATCTTCATGCGCCGTTGTGGCAATTACACAGCCTATTGACGTGTTGAAGACACGAATGCAGACTAAAAACTACAAGCCTATTTACAGGGACATCATGACCCTCGTAGTGAAGACGTTCATGCAAGAAGGCGTGGCCAAAATGTGGAGTGGATGGCTTCCACGGTTGATGAAGGTGTCCTGCAGTTCGTCAATTACATTGGTGACTTACGAAATGCTTCAGAAGGGAGTGAACGGTTTGACAGATATTAAACCGTTTGCGGCTTcataa
- a CDS encoding Phosphoserine phosphatase, with product MSYSITAIATKVLPGNIQQLVEGAVNGLSVKIVESTILAANKAIDFSFECDKFDEVKNKLKLVKIPDVDLEVLENGPARKNKKLVVFDMDSTLIYQEVIELIAAQAGVEDEVARITNLAMNGEIDFKESLRRRVALLKGIPSADLWGKLKPQLKITKGARELCATLKKNGCIMAVCSGGFLPLAEYIKEELHLDYAFANQLKTEVVDGKEVLSGQPEGEIVDGYKKRAVLEMLAEKHQIDLAYTVAIGDGANDLLMMASAGLGIAWNAKPKVQLEADCRLNTDSLRDVLYIFGYRDEDI from the coding sequence ATGTCGTACAGTATAACTGCCATAGCTACCAAGGTGCTTCCTGGAAATATacagcagcttgtggagGGAGCTGTAAATGGGCTTTCAGTGAAGATCGTGGAGAGCACTATTTTGGCTGCCAACAAAGCTATTGATTTTTCATTTGAATGCGATAAATTTGACGAggtgaaaaacaagctcaagTTGGTGAAGATCCCAGATGTGGATCTGGAAGTACTCGAGAATGGCCCTGCTcggaagaacaagaagctggTTGTGTTTGATATGGACTCGACTCTGATCTACCAAGAGGTGATCGAGCTCATTGCAGCTCAGGCAGGAGTGGAAGACGAGGTTGCCAGAATCACAAACCTAGCGATGAATGGAGAAATCGACTTCAAAGAATCGCTCAGAAGACGAGTTGCATTGCTAAAAGGAATACCTTCTGCAGATCTCTGGGGAAAGCTTAAACCgcagctcaaaatcaccaaGGGAGCCAGGGAGCTTTGTGCTAccttgaagaaaaacggctGCATAATGGCAGTCTGTTCCGGTGGCTTTTTGCCATTGGCTGAGTACATAAAAGAGGAGCTTCATTTAGACTACGCCTTTGCTAATCAGCTCAAAACGGAGGTTGTGGATGGCAAAGAGGTCCTCAGTGGACAACCGGAAGGTGAGATTGTTGATGGCTACAAAAAAAGGGCAGTCTTGGAGATgcttgctgaaaaacatcaaaTCGATTTGGCCTACACTGTCGCTATCGGTGACGGCGCCAACGACTTGCTAATGATGGCCAGCGCAGGACTCGGTATAGCCTGGAACGCGAAGCCAAAAGTGCAACTAGAGGCGGACTGTCGACTTAACACAGACTCCTTGAGAGATGTGCTGTACATTTTTGGATATAGAGACGAGGATATATAA
- a CDS encoding Aminodeoxychorismate lyase, whose translation MGDLETVANEVIQKHLKDPFDYEKVQFEVLSTIRYDPVLYSGSLSLPEALVCSPLDQSFFLFLDYHVDRLNETAEFFELPAQKLNSSLLAAQLSQALYDKDVYQAHKMRYLLNKDGQVEIQAVPIASSLNLDINCPPTWTLYLDSEPTIISPFTSFKSTYRSHYTEARKRKIPPGAENADVVLFNHADQITETSICNIAVLRNDKNPLTGEINTRWTTPPLSSGCLCGVTRRYLLEKGLISEGVIMKNSIKDGEQVLIFNGIMGVAKAVIKL comes from the coding sequence ATGGGCGATCTAGAGACTGTTGCGAACGAAGTGATCCAGAAGCATTTGAAGGATCCGTTTGACTATGAAAAAGTGCAGTTCGAAGTGCTCTCCACTATCAGGTACGACCCTGTGCTCTACTCTGGAAGCTTGAGCTTACCGGAAGCTCTCGTTTGCTCTCCGCTTGACCAGtcgttcttcttgttcCTGGACTACCATGTTGACAGGCTAAACGAGACTGCAgagttttttgagcttccAGCCCAAAAGCTCAACTCGTCGTTGCTGGCAGCACAGCTCTCCCAAGCACTCTACGATAAAGATGTGTATCAGGCTCACAAAATGCGGTATCTTCTGAACAAAGATGGTCAGGTTGAGATACAGGCTGTTCCAATAGCCTCCTCGTTAAATCTGGATATCAATTGCCCTCCGACCTGGACATTGTATTTGGACTCTGAGCCTACGATAATTTCTCCATTTACCTCTTTTAAATCCACTTATCGCAGTCATTACACGGAAGCCCGCAAGCGCAAAATCCCTCCTGGTGCAGAAAATGCTGATGTGGTGCTTTTCAACCATGCAGACCAGATCACCGAGACGTCGATCTGCAATATAGCTGTGCTCCGCAACGACAAAAATCCTTTAACAGGCGAAATCAATACCAGGTGGACTACGCCTCCACTTTCATCAGGGTGTCTCTGTGGTGTTACAAGGAGATacctgctggagaaggGTCTCATAAGCGAAGGGGTGATCATGAAAAACAGCATAAAAGACGGCGAGCAGGTTCTGATATTTAATGGCATCATGGGTGTTGCCAAAGCCGTGATAAAATTATAA